A single Plasmodium knowlesi strain H genome assembly, chromosome: 13 DNA region contains:
- a CDS encoding LIMP protein, putative — MMKTVVFLIFLFLFCAEISLTLRIGNGETQPKDGMFLQIDRDMNEPPYSIINVYYTESIMNEDLLKEIENNRKIEQNKMKNYFRKNLTGNKYFMDYSKKQREQMEILLDLMG, encoded by the exons atgatgaaaacagttgtatttttaatttttctcttcctattTTGCGCTGAAATAAGTCTAACGCTAAGAATCGGAAATGGGGAAACTCAACCTAAGGATGGCATGTTTCTCCAAATTGATAGAGATATG AATGAGCCCCCTTATTCGATCATTAATGTTTACTACACCGAGTCGATTATGAACGAAGAtttattaaaagaaat AGAAAACAACAGGAAAATAgagcaaaacaaaatgaagaattatTTCAGGAAG AATTTGACAGGCAACAAATATTTCATGGACTACTCGAAAAAACAA AGGGAGCAAATGGAGATACTACTCG ATCTGATGGGATAG
- a CDS encoding RNA-binding protein, putative, protein MTILKILLLFLPLAYSFVLKKKPQWEAQQAQRTKFQLYRTRYFRKFKTMPYIRDSGENHIKELTRERVRLNKRTSNSITLGANFLFICNLDNRLSSKDVTHFFNYFIGNNNCVARIRRNKYTGRNMGHGILKFQKAEDATLVLLNYQGIKLGEKNIILTEAFKDEHLKQKKHICNVLQPSRS, encoded by the exons ATGACAATTTTGAAGATACTCCTACTTTTTCTGCCGCTAGCCTACTCATttgtcttaaaaaaaaag CCCCAATGGGAAGCGCAACAGGCGCAGAGAACCAAGTTCCAGCTCTACAGAACGAGGTATTTCAGGAAATTTAAAACAATGCCATACATCCGAGATTCGGGAGAAAATCACATAAAGGAACTAACAAGGGAACGTGTCAGGCTGAATAAGCGCACAAGCAATTCTATTACCCTTGGcgcaaattttttgtttatatgtAACTTAGACAACAGACTTTCTTCCAAGGATGTTACGCAtttctttaattattttatcggCAACAATAATTGCGTAGCGCGCATACGAAGGAATAAATACACAG GAAGAAATATGGGGCACGGAATTTTGAAATTCCAAAAGGCAGAAGACGCAACACTCGTTTTGCTCAATTACCAGGGGATCAAATTGGGAGAGAAAAACATTATCCTAACAGAAGCCTTCAAGGACGAACACCTCAAGCAGAAGAAGCACATCTGCAATGTCCTTCAGCCGAGCAGGtcgtaa
- a CDS encoding tRNA dimethylallyltransferase, putative, translating to MFCVPYCSAFFLSSLILFVHIFPLTITSYLIKHQRGYYIDWKTYPQNFSIYKYRKSCVAKGRNRYHLKYEPNLHPHLERRNEYVVSTCVHKRRRVRLYYIYSNPLGTRRRNRNDKLNLYELSHFERSQLEEEYKSNVREEKKDKIMSPTSSVSDIIKEANGDAAKPCDGDVSEVENIDGNNSYPQGSNLHVQPKLNRTEKQKIILIIGVTCSGKTKFSIDLCEELLKNNVRCEIISADSMQVYQNFKVGIAKVEEEEKRDIKHHLLDVCGPKEEFSVHKFISHTIPIIRSISESNKLAIVVGGTLLYVESLLWESVVDLEEAHCEAHTETHSGTDPYEHKTNEELHAELKRVDEERASQLHQNDRKRICRSLDIFYSHNKKHSELIKMRNHKNNDLNRTRYAPCVFYLDYDNDDLLRGNIQKRVDNMVSKGLLDEAIKLKKLKENANVKFFGKGINQSIAYKEFDAYIEKKMNNVNDEDLFNLCKENLIRKTYKYAKRQRRWVLNRFVKCYNIPLNRIDVSHDYERKLATAVQTVLKFCCS from the coding sequence ATGTTCTGTGTCCCTTATTGTAGCGCTTTTTTTCTGAGCTCGCTTATCCTCTTTGTCcatattttccccttaacaATTACCTCCTATCTGATAAAGCACCAAAGGGGATACTACATAGATTGGAAAACATATCCACAGAATTTTAGTATTTACAAATATAGGAAGAGCTGCGTAGCCAAGGGCAGAAACAGGTATCACCTGAAATATGAACCCAATTTACATCCCCATTTAGAGAGGAGAAATGAGTACGTAGTAAGTACTTGCGTACACAAGAGGAGGAGGGTGAGATTGTACTACATATACAGCAACCCCCTTGGCAcgagaaggagaaacagaAATGATAAATTAAACCTGTATGAGTTGTCCCATTTCGAGCGTAGCCAATTAGAAGAGGAGTACAAATCGAACGTgagagaggaaaagaaagataaAATCATGAGCCCCACTTCGTCGGTTAGTGACATCATCAAAGAGGCAAACGGGGATGCTGCAAAACCGTGCGATGGTGATGTGAGTGAAGTCGAAAATATAGACGGAAATAATTCCTACCCACAAGGTAGCAACCTACATGTTCAACCAAAGTTGAACAGAACagagaagcaaaaaattattctaaTTATCGGCGTAACATGCAGTGGGAAGACAAAGTTTAGCATAGACCTGTGTGAAGaactattaaaaaataatgtacgATGCGAAATAATTAGTGCGGATTCTATGCAGGTTTACCAGAATTTCAAGGTAGGTATAGCCAAagtagaggaagaagaaaagagggaTATAAAACACCACCTGTTGGATGTATGTGGACCGAAGGAAGAGTTCAGTGTGCACAAATTTATTAGTCATACGATACCTATCATCCGTAGCATAAGTGAGAGTAACAAATTGGCCATCGTTGTTGGAGGTACGCTTCTTTACGTTGAGTCGCTGCTGTGGGAATCTGTGGTAGATTTGGAAGAAGCCCATTGCGAAGCGCATACCGAAACGCACAGCGGAACGGATCCATATGAACACAAGACAAATGAAGAACTACATGCAGAACTAAAAAGGGTCGACGAAGAAAGGGCCAGTCAGTTGCACCAAAATGATAGGAAAAGAATTTGTAGAAGTTTAGACATTTTCTACTCACACAATAAAAAACATAGTGAGctaataaaaatgagaaaccacaaaaataatgatCTCAATAGGACAAGATATGCCCCTTGCGTTTTCTATCTGGATTACGATAATGATGATTTGCTACGGGGAAATATTCAGAAGAGAGTGGACAACATGGTTTCGAAGGGACTCTTGGACGAAGccataaaattaaaaaaactaaaggaaaatgcaaatgtCAAGTTCTTTGGGAAGGGAATTAACCAAAGCATTGCATACAAAGAGTTTGATGCGtacattgaaaaaaaaatgaacaatgtTAATGATGAAGATTTGTTCAACTTGTGTAAAGAAAACCTAATTAGGAAAACGTATAAGTATGCGAAGCGGCAGAGGAGGTGGGTATTAAACAGATTTGTAAAATGCTATAACATCCCGCTGAACAGGATAGACGTATCGCACGACTATGAAAGGAAGCTCGCAACAGCGGTGCAAACGGTACTGAAATTCTGCTGCagttga